A section of the Malania oleifera isolate guangnan ecotype guangnan chromosome 2, ASM2987363v1, whole genome shotgun sequence genome encodes:
- the LOC131148381 gene encoding zinc finger protein ZAT9-like codes for MAAQPGNNQGEGGARVPVSGVGNHKKIRREENHSGAKKSADDGGNVCFVCNRSFRSPKSLFGHMRTHPERSWRGIRPPWSPVAEDKPSPGAAAPNPDAGEDLTADQSKEDPAIDSDERGFMAQPLPGWSRTAKRGGTGIATSTERNSVIPSSPSKLRSAPESSVLSFLVTVANYILASSSSSKSKRKVSDFRAKANPAEKDQALCNGTGLIKKLKTEVVFPIEKKQYECRDCGKSFSNPQALGGHRTSHRKGTTTTTTEPEEPSTDEGRLRALKEAQIPWCSLAGDELIKSSQENSPGSCCLTGKSDSSSSGDGKGDSAKIFPFDLNELPVVKEEEEGEGEMLN; via the coding sequence ATGGCTGCCCAACCTGGGAACAATCAGGGTGAGGGCGGCGCCCGAGTTCCGGTCTCCGGCGTCGGCAACCACAAGAAGATTCGCCGGGAAGAGAACCACAGCGGCGCCAAAAAATCCGCTGATGACGGCGGGAATGTTTGCTTCGTCTGCAACAGAAGTTTCCGTTCACCGAAATCCCTTTTCGGTCACATGAGGACGCACCCGGAGAGGAGCTGGAGAGGGATTAGACCCCCGTGGTCGCCCGTGGCAGAGGACAAGCCTTCTCCGGGCGCGGCCGCCCCCAACCCAGACGCCGGAGAAGACCTTACCGCCGATCAGTCCAAGGAAGACCCGGCAATCGATTCCGACGAACGAGGGTTTATGGCGCAGCCTCTGCCCGGATGGTCTAGGACTGCCAAGAGGGGAGGCACCGGAATAGCGACTTCAACTGAGAGGAATTCTGTAATTCCTTCTTCTCCGTCGAAGTTGCGGAGTGCTCCGGAAAGTTCCGTTCTCTCTTTTTTGGTGACCGTGGCGAACTACATCCTCGCTTCTTCGTCTTCTTCCAAAAGCAAGAGAAAAGTTTCCGACTTTAGAGCTAAAGCTAATCCGGCGGAAAAAGATCAAGCTTTGTGCAATGGAACAGGACTGATTAAGAAGCTGAAAACAGAAGTAGTGTTCCCAATTGAGAAGAAGCAGTATGAGTGCAGAGACTGTGGCAAGTCCTTTTCCAATCCTCAGGCCTTGGGGGGACATAGAACAAGCCACAGAAAAggtactactactactactactgaACCCGAAGAACCCAGTACGGATGAGGGCCGGTTGAGGGCGCTGAAGGAAGCCCAAATTCCCTGGTGTAGCCTCGCCGGAGACGAGCTGATCAAGAGCAGCCAAGAGAACAGCCCAGGGAGCTGCTGCTTGACAGGGAAAAGTGATAGTAGTAGTAGTGGTGATGGTAAGGGGGACAGTgccaaaatattcccttttgatCTGAATGAGCTTCCTGTTgtgaaggaagaagaagaaggagaaggagagatGTTGAACTGA